The sequence CCGGGGCAAGGCCGGCGGTATCCTGATGGCGGACAAGAAGACCGCTGTCGCAATTGCTGAAGAGCTCTTCAAAAAGGAGATCAAGGGGCTCCCGGTCAAGGAGATCCTTGCCGAGCAGCGGCTCGATATCCAGCACGAGTATTATCTCTCGATCACGGTCGACCGCTCCAGCAAGCAGCCGCTTATCCTGTTCACGGAGGAAGGCGGCGTTGACATCGAGATCACCGCAAAGGAAATGCCCGGTGCGATACGAAGAGTGATCGCAAACCCCCTCATGCGGGATCTTCCCCCCTTCATGCTCCGGGAGCTTGTCGGAAAAGCGCCAAAGGAGATCATGCCGATCATCAACAAGCTCTACCGGGTCTTTCTGGAAAAGGATGCCCTGCTCGCCGAGATCAACCCGCTCGTCACGACCCCGCAGGGAGTCTTTGCGGCCGATGCGAAGATCATTGTCGATGACAATGCGCTCGGGAGGCAGGGTATCACGGTCAACCGCGATCTCACGGATCGCGAACGCGAGGCAGAGAAGCACGGTTTCTCGTACGTGGAACTCAATGGCGCGATTGGCGTGATCGGCAACGGTGCCGGGCTCACGATGTCAACTCTTGACTTGATCGAGTTCTATGGCGGAAAGGCAGCAAACTTCCTTGATGTTGGCGGCGGTGCCGAGAGCGAACGCGTCATGCACGCGGTGCGGCTCGTTGCCAGTGTCCCGACCGTCAAAGTCATTGTCGTGAACCTGCTGGGCGGGATCACCAAGTGCGATGAGGTGGCAAAGGGCATCATTGCGGCCGGCATATCCCAGAAAGTGATTGTCCGGCTCGCGGGCACGAACGAAGCGGAAGGCCGGCGTCTCCTCACCGAAAAAGGCTACGAGATGCTCCCGACGATGGATCTCGTGGTCAAGAAAGCAGTCGAGGTGACAGCATGATCTACGGCGATAAGAAGACCGGCATTCTCGTGCAGGGAGCCACCGGCAAGCAGGGCGAGTTCCACATCGGGCTCATGAACTCGTACGCCCGCGAAGTTGGCGGCCGGGGCGTTGTTGCGGGTGTCACCCCCGGCAAGGGCGGCCAGCAGGTGCACGGCGTTCCGGTGTACAATACCGTCAGGGAAGCGATGAGCGAGCACGATATCGGGGCCAGTGTGATCTTTGTGCCGGCCGGCGCAGCAGCCGATGCGATCATGGAAGAGGCAAACGCCGGTATCGAAACGATCGTCTGCATCACGGAGCACATCCCCGTGCATGACACCATGAAGGCGGTCGCGTACGCCCGGATGCAGGGCTCTGCGGTCATTGGCCCCAACTGTCCCGGGCTCCTTTCGCCCGGCGAAGTGAAGATGGGGATCATGCCATCGGGATTATTCTCACGCGGGAATGTCGGTGTCATCTCCCGGAGCGGCACTCTCACGTATGAAGTCGTGGATGAGCTCACCCGGGCCGGCATCGGCCAGAGTTCCGTTGTCGGGATCGGTGGCGACCCGGTGATCGGCCAGACATTTGTAGACGTGCTCAAACAGTTCGAGAACGATCCGCAGACAAAGGCGGTCGTGCTGATTGGCGAAGTGGGTGGCAACCTCGAAGAGGAAGGAGCGAAATGCACTGACCTCCCGATTGTGGCCTACATCGCCGGCATCTCTGCTCCTCCAGACAAGCGGATGGGCCACGCGGGTGCAATCGTGGAGGGCGGCGAAGGCGATGCCCGGTCCAAGATTGCCCGGCTCAAGAAAAACGGCGTGCCGGTTGCATCCCGCCCCTCGGAGATTCCGGATATGGTCCGGAAGCTCTTCTGCGGGTGCTGATTTTTTATTTTTAAATTTCGTTATCACTAGGAAAAGAACATGGGGAAGGCCGAGAGAACACCCGGTAGCATCGTGGCAGGTTTATGACCGCTGCACAGGATGATCCGGTCTCCCCTCCGGCACCCGGTACGGGCAATTCCCCGAATCTCCCGATTCCTCCGTGTGCAGCCCCCGGTCTGGATCCCGAGGGCCACCGGGTGGATCTCTACCTTGACCTCGGGCGGACCCTTTACGATGCCGGGGCCTCGGTCCAGCGTATCAATGATTCCGTGCGGTACTGCGCCCGTGCCTTCGGGGATGACGATGTCCATGCGTTTGTGGGCAATGAAGCAGTTGAAGTCGGCCGCCGTACCGGAGATCGCACGCAGATCCGGATGCACGCGTTCCGGGAACCGGTGCGGGTCAATGCCACCACCCTGCAGGGTGTCAGCCGGATGCTCGCTTCTTTTAAGACCTCGTGTCCCACGCCCGGGTCAGTCAGGGACCGGCTCCAGGAATTACGGGGACTGCCCCTGGTCTTTCCGGCATGGGCAACCATCATCGCAGTCGGTGCGGCCTGTGCCGCATTCGCGTGGCTGAACCATGCCGACCTGCTCTCCCTCTGGGTAGTCTTCATCGCCGCTTCGATCGGGTTTGCCGCAAAGCTCTATGCCTCCCCCCGGTCCGGCAACCTGTATCTTACCGTGCTGCTGTCAGCACTCGTTGCATCGGCCGTTGCGCTCATCCTGCTGCCGCTCTCCCATACGGCAACCACAGAGACGGCACTCATCTCATCACTCCTGTTCCTCGTGCCCGGTACCATTCTCATCAACGGCGGGCTCGACATCGTGCGGGACCATACCGGCTGCGGGATTGCTAGGCTCACCTCCGTCATGGCACAGCTGCTGGTCATCACGGGAGTCCTGCTGATCCCGCTCTCCCTGATTGCCCCGGAAACGGGCGGTTCTTCTCTCATCTCTGTTGGGCTGGCTGGTATCCTGGTCAGTACAGTCGCTGCCGGTATTGCTGCATTCGGTTTTTCACTCATAATGAATATGCCCCTTGCCGCTCTCCCGGGATGCGTGATCTGCGGATGCGCTGCACGGATTATCCGGGAAGTTGCGATCCTTGCCGGTCTCGATCCTATCATGAGCATCTTCATTGCCATGGCGTCGGCTACGCTTCTCGCGTTTGTGATCGGCCGGTTCACCCATGTCACGGAAGTGGTGATAGCAGTGGCGGCCGGTTTGCCGATGATCCCCGGGCTTGCCGCAATCGTGGGGCTCAATGGTCTCTTCCAGCTCGCTCATCCGTCGGCAGTATTCCAGTCCGCTCTAATCCAGACAACCCTGCAGAATTCCCTGTATGCTGCGGGTGTTTCGCTTGCGCTGGTGGCGGGGATTATCTTCCCGCTCATTATCATCACGCGGGGGAAGCTGAGGATATAACGAGTGGGTTGATCTCTTTCAGGTTCGGGAGGAATCGGTGTTTCTCCCAATTATTCTTTTTAGAAACTCGCTGAATTTTCCAGTTAAAATCTAAAAGTAAAAGTTTTGCTTATGCTAAATAGTCAGATTCAGTGATGGGGGTTGAGACCCCCATTCCCCCCTCAACGATAGACCCCGCCGCCCCCGACAGGGCGCCCCCGCGGCGAATCAATGACGAACAAAAAATGAAAAAATATTTGCAAAAAAATCACATTGCCCCGCCGTGCCTAAAGAGAGGCCCTGAGGTGGGGGAGCATCGCTAAATAATTTCATGGGACTTCTGATGAACATGAGCGGATTCCTGATTATTTTATGATATCCAAAATTTCATAAAAAAGAAAAAATAGGTTGATTCTCCGGTAATCCCATGCCTTTTCCGGATCCCCGCGTATGATTCTTACGCCCTGCCGGTGCAGGCAAAGTCGACATACCCGTTCATCGGGTCGGTCTTGAGCAACCTGACCCGGACTTTCTCGCCAACCCTGAGGCCCTGCTGGCCCTGCATGACCCTGCCTTCTGCCGGGGGAGTGATCAGCCGGACATAGGTGCCCTTGTCGGAGGCACCGGTGACCAGTGCATCGAACGAGGTGCCGATCCGGTCCTGGAGTAACACGGCAGCCGCGGCTTTGCGCATAAACCGCTCGACTTTCTTGGATTCTTTCTCTTTCTCGGTGAGCCATGTTGACTGGCTGACGAGTTCTTCTAGGGTGTAGGGGCTCTCCGTCTTGTCGAGCACGGTCTTTACCAGCCGCTGGATGATGAGATCTACATAGCGCCGGTTCGGGGCGGTGCCGTGCGTGTAATCGGTGACCGCAAGGGCGAAGTGGCCGATCGGTTCTTCTGCGGGATCGAGCGGGACATATTCCCCGGCCCCCATCAGTTTTACCACGGTGAGCGACAGGTCGGGAAAGCGCTCCGGATCGGCTTCTTTCCGGCGGCTCAGGAAGTCTGTGAGTGCCTTTGCATCCGGCTTGTCGGGCAGGATCTCGCCGTACATTTCGGCGGTAAGCATAATCCCATCCCAGTGTTTCGGGATGCGGACAATGCGCTGGATCATCGGGATCCCTGCTGCTCCGAGGAATGCGACCGTGGTGCCATTTGCGGCAACCATGAACTCCTCGATCAGGTTCCGTGCCAGGTTCTTCTTCTGGACAATGAGGTCTTTTATGGTACCGTCCTTAACAATGGGTTCGGGTTCTATCGTCTCGAGCTCAAGTGCTCCCTGTTCTGTGCGGAATTTTTTTAACCGGAGTGCGGCCTCGTGCTGCAGCCGCACCTGTGCCTCGAGCCCGCGAGTGTCCCGGATGAGTTCGGGAACCGGGCCGGCGCCTTCCAGCCAGTCCCCGACTTCTTCATAGATGAGCTTGGCCTTATTGGCAACGATCGCCCGGTAGAGGCTGCCGTGACGGACACTGCCATCGGGAAGCACTGCGTACTCAATAACTACGGCCCGGCAGTCCTGTTCCGGCAGGAGTGATGAGATGCCCTTCGAGAGCCGGTCCGGCAGCATGGGGTAGGTGACGATGCCCGTATACACTGAAGTGCCGTTGTAGGACGCGTACTGGTCGGCCTGCGAGTGCTTGGGAACATAGTGATCCACATCGGCAATCGCAATTTTGACCTGGATTTCGTCACCCGGTCCCCGTTCGCAGTATTCCATCTGGTCAAGATCTTCAGAATCGAAGTTATCGATCGATGACCAGAGGAGGGCCCGGAGATCCTGCCCGTCTTTGACAGCCTCCGGGATATCCGGGTGGAGCGCATTTACTTCACGGATAACTGCTTTGGGAAACTCGGGCTTGAAACCGTATTTCTGCATGGCAAAATAGGAGATGGCCTTAAGATCAATGGAACGGTGGTGTTTCATAGGCGACAGATTGGGATTTGGTGGCGGGGAAGATAAAAGGTGTGTGCCTGGTGAAACGGATCGGGGCAGGCATTATCTGCCATCAGTTCCCGATCAGTACGGGGAGCACCAAGCGCCCGAGTCCTGCCATCTTATCATGAACGTCAAACTACCCGGGCATAGCGTGATGTATTTCCTCACCGTCGCGTTCGTTCTCGTATTGGGCATTGTTCTGGTTTTTTTCCAGTCCGCGGCAACCCATCCGGGTCTTGTCCGGGATAATGCAGGCGAATTATCGGCAGATTACCTGTACCATGTCTCGGTTGTCACCCCCCATATGTCCACCGTTTTCCTGAAACTTTTTGTATCCAATGCCGGCGTTGCCCTCTTCATCCTGCTGGTTCCGCTGTACTGGGTATGGGTCTGGTGGCTGAACCCGACCCTGCTTCGCACCGTGATCCGGCTCATGCAAGGAACGGTGTTGCTCCTGGTCCTTGCGCTTGGCTATAATTCCTTCAGCTATGCCTATGTCACGTCCAGCACGTTCCCGTTGCCCGTCTTTTTAGCCATGTATTTCCCTCATGGCTGGCTCGAGATGCTCGCGTTTATCCTTGCCGGGACTTTCTCGCTGGTATGCATCGATGCCCTGCACGAGTACCTGCCTGCTCATCGTAACGAGTCGGCACCGCATGCCGGGGAGATCGTCTGTTTTATTATTGGCAGGGTATGGCGAGTGTTTCTCGGGATCGCTTTCCTTCTTGCCATTGCCGTTGCCATTGAATGCTGGATCACCCCCCATCTGGTCACTTCAGTATGGGAACAGGTGCTGGCATAGCACGTGCTTACCCGGAGATTTGTCTCACGCTGGCGTCCGGGTACGTTCAGCGTAAACCGGGAATGGGCACTTTCCCGTTTCTTTTTTATATACCCTGTGCTGATCACTCATTATGTCTCCACGACAATCCGCGACAAAAGACAAGCCCGCCCTGAAAGCCCCGGTCAAGACCGGACCCGGCCAGGACAGGGATCGCCAGCTGGAAGATGCCCGGCACCATCCGGTTTCCCGCCCGCAACCCCACCCGGAGCACAAGCCTATCAAAAAACCGGTCCTGCCCAAAAAACATACGCCCCATTCCCATCCCCATGGCGACGAGCTGCCCGCCCACACAAATCCGCCCAGCCCTATCAAGCCCGATAAGAAGATAACCAGGACCGGCGCAAAAAAGTGATCAAATCTTCCTCTATTTTCAGATAATTATAATACTCCCTTTTGCAGATTAGACTGCATGGCACTCAAGGAAAAGATCCTGGATGTGATAGAAGGCCTGCACCCGGCCGCAGTGGCAACGGTTGCTGACGGGTTGCCGGCGGTGCGGTTCATGGCCCTGTCAGGTTTTCCCGACATGACCTTTGTCGGAGGGACCATGAAGGGAACGCACAAAGTTGCCGAGCTGAAGAAAAATCCCCATGCTGCAATTTCCATCTGGTCCGGCAAGGAATTTACCGATCCCTATGTCGAGATCAAGGCAAAGGGGGAAGTGCACGAGGATCTGGCAACCAAAAAGCGGTACTGGAACCCGATGTTCGAGCAGTATTTCAAATCCATCGACAACCCGGATTTCGTAGTCCTGAAATTCACCGCAGAAGAGGTTACGTATCACGAACCAAAAAAGATGGCACAGGAAATCTGGAAGCGATAATTGCGTGCACTTTTATCGCAAACTTTTTTTTTTAATTTTTGGTGACTAAAAAATCCGTATGCTTTTTCCCGGTTCTGCATGCCGGATACCGCCCGTTTCCGGTCCCATCGTACGATCGTTTATCCCGTCAGCGTGACAATCGATACGAACGAGCCCCACTTTATGTCAGCTACCCAGTTTTTCCCTATCCCCCCGGAACTCCTCGCTCTTGCCTGCGAGACGGTGAACCGGCGTATTGGCCCGTTGCCCTACCAGCAGGACGGCATAACCGTAACGCAGGAGCTTATCGGCGTCACCATGGAATGCCTCAACGCGGAGTTTTCCAAAACGCTTGCGCTGCATACGAAAAAAACCGAGGAACCGGCAACCGAAGGCCTTGACCAGTGCGTTGCACAGCGCCTGAACCTTTCAGAAGATATTTCCTGCTCCGATGTGATGACCGATGTGCTCTGCCGTGCGGGAATTGCCGAGAAAACGGAGGTCGTTGACCGTACATCCCATGCGCGGAGCCGCGGAGTCCGGCTGCAGCCTGCCTGGACGTGGCATAGTGCATCGGCCCCGGTCTCGCACCTGCCAACGCCGGCAGCAGAACCCGGGAGAGACACTCCTCCTGATCCGTGGATGAGTCTCTGCCCCGTCTGTAAGACGGGTATCTTAAACCGGGTGTTCGGAAAGCAGTTGTATGGCATTCCCCACACCGATTATTACGTGGAATGCACCCATTGCGGGGCAAAATTCATCCCGGAAAAAGAGAAGTTCTGCTTAGTTTCCATTGCCACCATCCGCGATCCTATCTGGAAACACCATGTGAACAGGTCTTATCTGCCCGAAGCATGGATCGAGATCGCGCGCGCCAGTGGATCGGTCACGCCAAAGCGTTCGGGCACGGTATCCCACCGGCGTTTAACTCCTGTCACGCCGTTCAGTGCACCGAACGGCCCCCAGGTTCGCACTCCTGCAGTGTCGGTAGTGCTGAAGACCGGTACGCTTCAACCCATGAAAGACGGTTCTTTGGGTGTCCCTGTGCTGGATAAGATCCTCTATTTCAAACCGGTAAAACTGATCTTTTCCGGGGGACTCAAAGAGGATGTCTTTGAAAAAGAGCAGGGGCTTTTACAAGACGCCATCAGCACGCCGGCCTATTCCCACCTTAAAGCAAAAACCGAAGAGAAGTATGCAAATTACCTCCCTCTCCGCCTCGGTCTCTTTCTCTGGGAAAGAAAAGAGAAGCACGATCCTTTCTTCCGCGAATTCCTCAACCCGTGGGGCGATGAAAAATTCGGCACTTTCATGGTGGAGGACAGTGTCCTGTCCGGCAGGAAAGGGGTATACCTTGTTGTTGCAGACGGGAAAGCCTGCCATGCCGGTTACAGTCACGATTCGTTCAAGCAGACCCTGACCCGCGAGTTCAGCCGGATCACCGCGGGGGACTGTCTCCTTGACCGGGACGGGACCCGCTGCCGGATCAATGCGCTGCTCTGCATGAACAAAAAAACCGCAGCGGTATACCTCCATGCGAGCGATAATGAGGAGGAAAGTGTACGGATTGCCGGAGCCCTGACGGGCCATACCCCGGTTTCCACGCCATAAACCATTGTTGCTGTTCTGCGATACCGATCACAGAATTTTTCATATGCAATGTAAACATTATAGTTATCTACTCTGGTTACCTGCCAAGGAGATCCTGAATGAAGTGCCCTCACTGTGGGATGAATATACGCGATAATATAGTGGAGTGCGGCTATTGCGGAGGAAAGATCCCGCAAAGCAAAAATAAAGGTTCCATAGCGGGTGGCAGGACTGTACCCAAAGCGGGTGCTGCAAAAAAAGTAACCGAACCTGTAAGGCCGCAGGATGAAGAGGCCGAAGATGAAGAAGGGGGACTCTCACCCTACCTGCAGCCGGGCGAGCAGGTACAGATCGGGTCTCTCAATGTATCAGTGAAAAAATTCTTTTTCCATGCATACCTCAGCGACAAGCGGATTTTTTTAATCGATACGCAGGAAAAGAAACTCAAGGTAACGGCCAAGGATGTGGCAAGGGATACTATCGCCGACTGCTCCAGCGAATTTTCCGAAAATTCCGATCCCGTCCTTGTAATTTCTATCCGGTCTCCTGACGATGAGATAAAGACGATGAAGATAGTCTTTGTCCAGAATGGCATGGACCGGTCCGCCGAGATTGCCGAATGGCTCTCGATCCTGCAGGACGAAAAACCGCATAAAAAACCCGCCCGGAAGGCTGTCGAAGAGCCCATCCCTGAAGAGGAAGAACCGGCCATAGTTCAACCCGCAGAAAGACCTGTACAGAGAGAAGTGATGCACCCGGTAAGAAAGCCGGCCAAGGATCACGAGAAACAACCCCCGGTAAAACGGCATCTCTCGATCTATAAGGTTTCCGAAGAAGAAAAAGAGCCGGAACGCGAAGAGGAAGAGCCCCCCCGGCGTCACCCGATCCGGCAGCAGGAACCGGTGAGACGTTCGATCTCGATCACGGGTTATGAACGGGAGATCCCCCCCACCCATGAAGAACCGGTCAAGCAGGTGAAAAAACCTGACGTGCAACCGTCAATGAAAGTTGCCATGAAGAGTGCGATGGAGCCGCTCAGGCAGCCCTCTTCACACCCGGTGCGGAGAGTTACTGCAGAGCCCATGCGCCGCCAGCCGGTTGCAGAACCCGAGCACCCCCCGTTTGTTGAAATTCTTCCGGAGGAGCAGCCGGAGCACCATGAAAAACCCGCACGGGAGGAAGTTGCCGGAAATCCCAAGTTCTGCCATAACTGCGGCAAGAACCTTCCCCACAGTGCAAACTTCTGCCCCGGGTGCGGGACCAAACTCTCGGCTCCCAAACCAGGGCATGCAACCGGAGAATCCCACTCCCCGGCAAAGTCCGAGTCGCACGCTTCGTCCGCCCCGCAGAGGAAAGTGCCCAAGATCACGGTATCCACTGCCGATGAGGATGATGAGGATAAGAAAGAAGTTGCGCCCGCCCCGGTAAAACCGCCGATAAAAAAGGCCCCCCGGGGCAGTGAAATGACGATCCTTCACAAATTCCTGCGAAGATAAAACGCTCAATGGACAATCCATTGAATTTTTTTCAACAAATTTTTCCTGGTATCTCTTACAGCCATTTTCATGTTGTTTTAAAAAAGTCCCCAATCTCCTGTTTCATACCCGGTGTAGGCATTTTTCATTCTTACCGGTAATTTTTATCTGATGGATTGTTCTTACCTCAATATAAAAAAAGCAGGAATCCTGTTCTTTCCCGGTGATAATTCACTGGAGATAAGCGCTTTTTCTATTACTCCCAATCATTTTTGGGCATCATAAGAAAACGGTTATATCACTACCAGTCCCAGTTTATTAGTACTAAGTTTCACGAGGACATCAATGAAGAGAAATATTCAGATTGAAGCATTGGACCAGATCCCCCTTGAAAAGCAGCGGATTGAACTTGTTGAACGCAAATGCCTTGGCCACCCGGACAGTCTTGCTGACGGGATTGCTGAATCGATCAGCCAGGCACTCTGCAAAACCTACCTTGAGGAGTTCGGGGTAGTGCTTCACCACAATACCGACCAGGGAGAAGTTGTTGCCGGAGAATCCCGCCCGAAATTCGGCGGTGGCAAGATGATTCGCCCGATTTACGTCCTGCTCGATGGGCGTGCAACCAAGCAGTTCAACGGTGTTACCATACCCGCAGATTCCGTAGCAGTTGAAGCTGCTCACGCATATCTCCACAAGATTCTTCCCGAACTCAATCTCAACCGGGATCTGATGGTTGACTGCCGTCTCGGAACTGGTTCTACCGATCTCCGGGATGTCTTCAAGCCCTCGCAGGGAAAAACCCCCCGGGCAAATGACACCTCTTTTGGTGTCGGGCATGCACCCTTCTCCGAAGTTGAGACGATCATCAAAGCTGCAGCCGAATATATCGATGTGAAACTCCGGAAGAAATATCCGGCAATCGGACAGGACATCAAGATCATGGGCCTGCGTGACGGCAACACGATCACCCTGACCATTGCCTGCGCTATTGTCGACAAATACTGCGCAAACATCAAGGAGTACAAGGAATACATGGTCATTCTCAATGAGGAGATCGTCAAGATCGCAAAGAAGACAACAAAGCGCAAAGTTGTTGTCCATGTCAACACCGCTGACGATATCAAGAAAGAGAGTGTCTTTTTGACCGTGACCGGCACCTCTGCGGAGATGGGCGATGACGGTTCGGTCGGTCGCGGCAACCGCTGCAATGGCCTGATCACTCCCAACCGCCCGATGAGCATGGAGGCAACCAGCGGCAAGAACCCGATCAACCACATCGGTAAGATCTACAACCTTCTCTCTACCCAGATTGCAACGGAATGTGTCAAAAAAGTGGACGGAATTGACGAGATGTATGTCCGGCTCCTGTCGCAGATCGGAAAACCCATCGACCAGCCGCTCGTAGCCAGCGTGCAGGTGCTGCCGCAGTGTGGCATCAAGCTCAAGGACATCAACGGCGAGATTCTCTCGATCGTGGATGAAAAACTTGCAACCGTTACCCATGTCACCGAGGCAGTCATCCGCGGTGAACTCAGGACATTCTGATCGTATACAGGAAAGACCGTGACAGCCGAAAAGACCAGGAAAACAACAAGGGCCGGGAAAACCGGTACCTCCACTCCTTTTTCTGATGTAGTGCGTCTTGCCATCCCCAACAAGGGCAGGATTGCAGAGCCGATCATGGAGCTGGTGGAAAAGAGCGGGCTCCATCTCGCAGAGACCGGGGAACGGCGCCTCATCACCCGCACCCTCGATCCCCACGTGGAGATCCTCTTTGCCCGTCCTATCGATATTCCGGAGTATGTAGCTACGGGTGCAGCAGATCTCGGCATCACCGGCCATGATATGGTTATCGAGCGGGAGTCCGATGTGGAAGAACTGCTCGATCTCCAGTCCGGGAAAGGAAAACTGGTTCTGGCTGTGCACGAGGATTCCACGATCACTTCGGCAAAACAACTAGCTGGAAAGAAGATTGCTACCGAATTTCCGGTCATCACCCGCACGTACTTCGCACAGCAGAAGGTAAAGGTCAATGTGGTGCTGGTCGGCGGTGCCTGTGAAGCAACGCCGCACCTCGGGATTGCGGATGCGATCATCGACCTGACGAGTTCGGGTACCACGCTTAAGACCAACCGGCTCCGGGTCATCGACGAAGTACTCCAGACGTCAACGTTCCTGATCGCAAACAAGGAATCGCTCCGGACCAAGAAAGAGAAGATCGATGAGATCCACCTTGCCCTGGAAAGCGTGATCCGGGCACGCGGCCAATGCTACCTGATGATGAACGTGAAACGTTCCTCTCTGGATGCAGTAAAACAGGTGCTGCCCGGTCTTTCAGGGCCAACCGTCATGGATGTGGCATCGAATGAAGGTCTTGTCGCGGTGCATGCCGTGGTGAACGAGGAGCGGGTCTATTCCCTCATCAATGCGCTGCGGCGGGCCGGTGCAAAAGATATCCTCGTGATGGCAATCCAACGGATGATCCGCTGATCTTTTATGAAAATTTTTCCCGCTGTTGACATCCTCGGGGGCAAGTGTGTCCAGCTGGTGCAGGGCAAACGGGAGAGTGCAACGGCGTATGGCGAT comes from Methanomicrobiales archaeon HGW-Methanomicrobiales-1 and encodes:
- a CDS encoding succinyl-CoA synthetase subunit beta — protein: MKLREHEAKNVIKEFGIPVPAGFLIRTAAELPAHLDALGDKIVLKAQVDVGGRGKAGGILMADKKTAVAIAEELFKKEIKGLPVKEILAEQRLDIQHEYYLSITVDRSSKQPLILFTEEGGVDIEITAKEMPGAIRRVIANPLMRDLPPFMLRELVGKAPKEIMPIINKLYRVFLEKDALLAEINPLVTTPQGVFAADAKIIVDDNALGRQGITVNRDLTDREREAEKHGFSYVELNGAIGVIGNGAGLTMSTLDLIEFYGGKAANFLDVGGGAESERVMHAVRLVASVPTVKVIVVNLLGGITKCDEVAKGIIAAGISQKVIVRLAGTNEAEGRRLLTEKGYEMLPTMDLVVKKAVEVTA
- a CDS encoding succinate--CoA ligase subunit alpha gives rise to the protein MIYGDKKTGILVQGATGKQGEFHIGLMNSYAREVGGRGVVAGVTPGKGGQQVHGVPVYNTVREAMSEHDIGASVIFVPAGAAADAIMEEANAGIETIVCITEHIPVHDTMKAVAYARMQGSAVIGPNCPGLLSPGEVKMGIMPSGLFSRGNVGVISRSGTLTYEVVDELTRAGIGQSSVVGIGGDPVIGQTFVDVLKQFENDPQTKAVVLIGEVGGNLEEEGAKCTDLPIVAYIAGISAPPDKRMGHAGAIVEGGEGDARSKIARLKKNGVPVASRPSEIPDMVRKLFCGC
- a CDS encoding ribonuclease II, encoding MKHHRSIDLKAISYFAMQKYGFKPEFPKAVIREVNALHPDIPEAVKDGQDLRALLWSSIDNFDSEDLDQMEYCERGPGDEIQVKIAIADVDHYVPKHSQADQYASYNGTSVYTGIVTYPMLPDRLSKGISSLLPEQDCRAVVIEYAVLPDGSVRHGSLYRAIVANKAKLIYEEVGDWLEGAGPVPELIRDTRGLEAQVRLQHEAALRLKKFRTEQGALELETIEPEPIVKDGTIKDLIVQKKNLARNLIEEFMVAANGTTVAFLGAAGIPMIQRIVRIPKHWDGIMLTAEMYGEILPDKPDAKALTDFLSRRKEADPERFPDLSLTVVKLMGAGEYVPLDPAEEPIGHFALAVTDYTHGTAPNRRYVDLIIQRLVKTVLDKTESPYTLEELVSQSTWLTEKEKESKKVERFMRKAAAAVLLQDRIGTSFDALVTGASDKGTYVRLITPPAEGRVMQGQQGLRVGEKVRVRLLKTDPMNGYVDFACTGRA
- a CDS encoding S-adenosylmethionine synthetase (catalyzes the formation of S-adenosylmethionine from methionine and ATP), coding for MKRNIQIEALDQIPLEKQRIELVERKCLGHPDSLADGIAESISQALCKTYLEEFGVVLHHNTDQGEVVAGESRPKFGGGKMIRPIYVLLDGRATKQFNGVTIPADSVAVEAAHAYLHKILPELNLNRDLMVDCRLGTGSTDLRDVFKPSQGKTPRANDTSFGVGHAPFSEVETIIKAAAEYIDVKLRKKYPAIGQDIKIMGLRDGNTITLTIACAIVDKYCANIKEYKEYMVILNEEIVKIAKKTTKRKVVVHVNTADDIKKESVFLTVTGTSAEMGDDGSVGRGNRCNGLITPNRPMSMEATSGKNPINHIGKIYNLLSTQIATECVKKVDGIDEMYVRLLSQIGKPIDQPLVASVQVLPQCGIKLKDINGEILSIVDEKLATVTHVTEAVIRGELRTF
- a CDS encoding ATP phosphoribosyltransferase, whose product is MTAEKTRKTTRAGKTGTSTPFSDVVRLAIPNKGRIAEPIMELVEKSGLHLAETGERRLITRTLDPHVEILFARPIDIPEYVATGAADLGITGHDMVIERESDVEELLDLQSGKGKLVLAVHEDSTITSAKQLAGKKIATEFPVITRTYFAQQKVKVNVVLVGGACEATPHLGIADAIIDLTSSGTTLKTNRLRVIDEVLQTSTFLIANKESLRTKKEKIDEIHLALESVIRARGQCYLMMNVKRSSLDAVKQVLPGLSGPTVMDVASNEGLVAVHAVVNEERVYSLINALRRAGAKDILVMAIQRMIR